The segment CTGAATTGAAAAGATACTGCAAATTCTTTATCTTAGTTGTCTGAGAACCTTTTCCGTTTGTCCTTGAAATGTTGTTGAACCTCTCAAATACTTCCATGATAGAAAGCGATGGAGTATCATCCATGAAAGCAGAGAACGTTGCCTGATTCTTAGTTTCTTTTTTCAGTGCGGCAATTGCAGTCTCACCGATATCCCCGGTATTTCGCACGAGGTTCTCGATCTCTTTTTGCGAAAGACCTGATGATCTGGACAGAGCTGCGTAAAGAAGACTCGGACCAACTCCAAGCTGTTCGGTGCTCCATGCAGGGAAGACATCCCCCATAACAAAATGAACAACAACCGGAAGTTCTTCACCGGATACTGAATGTAACATCTCAGAGACGATGTCCGTCATATCCAGTGAGCCTGCAGTATGTTCTATTTTTTTACATACGTCAGCGAATTCTTTGAAATCGGTCATGCAGATAACTTCCTGTTAATATTCCCCAATAACAACATGTAAAGAAATTTTATTCCCTGTAAATGGATATGACATCACTCAATATCGCACTTGCAGTTTCAATGGAACCTGCACCCCTTCCGGCAACCGTGACGGTGCCTGCAAGATCGGTACGTACTGATGCAACATTAAGTGTCCCGCCAACTGCCAGTGGATGGGAAGCCGGTACAAGACGTGGTGATACCCTTAGGCGATCCTTCCTGACCTCTCCAATGAGCTTGATCACATAGCCCTCATCATAGGCAAGAGCAAGTGATTCAGGTGTGATCTTGGTAATACCGGTGACCTCAACATCCTGGAAAGTGGCATTCTGCCCAAAGATTGAATTTGAAAGAATTACCAACTTGCATGCAGCATCGATACCCTCTACATCGTAGGTAGGATCGGTCTCAGCAATACCCAATTCCTTGGATTCTGCAAGCATCTGCTCATATGATGCTTTTTCTTCCATCATACGTGTTAGTATGTAATTGCAGGTACCATTCAGGATACCTTCAATACTCTGGATCTCGTTACCGGCAAGTGTGCTTTTTATAAGATTGATAATAGGCATTGCACCGCCTACGGTAGCCTCGAACATGAACTTGCAGTCTGCTTCACTGGCAGCCTTCATAAGCTCCTGGTATTTAAGTGTAAGAGGACCTTTGTTAGAGGTAACGACATCCCTGCCATTTTCAAATGCAGCAAGCATATTGACAAGTCCGGTACCACCGGTCTCAATATCGGTAGGTGTCGTCTCGATGACAAGATCATGATCAACATTCCTGATGACGTATTCACCAGTGAGATCTTCAATAGCCACAGTACCGGTTTCATTTTTTCTTGCAAGAGCAGCATTAAGATCGATGCCTTCGGAGTTGACCTCAGCTCCCCTAGAATCGGCTATTGCAACAACATCAAGGTCGATACCAAGAGACTTCAGTTCATCATCCTTTTGCAGTATGACCTCTGCAACACCCCGTCCCACTGAACCAAATCCAATAATGGATGCGCGTACTTTTCTCATTGAAATATCACCTTTATGCAACTTCAGCCCCTATCGGCTCTATGACCAGAAGGTCCTTTTTCTCTGCTACTTCCTTCAAGACAGCCATTGCTTCATGAAGCTCTTTCCTGCCAACAGCATCTATCTTCAGGGAAGCAGATGACCGTTTATCGATGTGAGGCATTGAAAGGCAAATGTCCACAACTTCTGCAAAACCTGTCTTGTCAATAGTATCTATAGTGTCCTGTATATCGGTATGTACAATGTGACCTATCAAAATGACCGCACCATGTTCCATAAAGCGCTTTTCATCAACCCTGGCAACACCGATACCGTTCTCTTCAAGACGTGAAATAATAAGATCGAGGTTCTCATGTTCTACCTCGAACACGAGCTGAACAGGAATAGTACTTCTTGGAGTACGATCTTCATGGTGATGTACGATGGACTTAAGGTTCCCTTTTAGCTCTGAGATCGGATTCAGAGCCAGAAGCAACTGTCCCGGAGCATCCTTTAGTTCGATATCCATTGAAACTCTCATGTGTTCCCTCTTAGTTATTTCTCATATAAATGTATTGATAAGAACAGCCATGACTTTAGAATGGTAGAAGGAACTTTTCAGGTCAAAATCCCGGGAACCATCAAAGTAACTTATACCTCCATCACCTATGTTCATCAGGAATGATGATTATATTGCCCCTGCCCTTCTTGAACTTCTCCACAAGTCCCCGGTTCTCAAGATCTGAAACGAGCAGGCTTACCTTTGCTTCAGAATAGCTGAGTTTAGAGCGAAGGTCCTTCTGAGTGATCCGTCCTCCGCTCGATCTGATAATATCAAGAACTTCCTGCAGGTCCGAAGGTAATGGAATCTCTCCCCCCACATCAACCACTTCAGGTGCTTCAGGTGCATCGAGCATTTCCGACTCCAATCCTTCTGATTCATCAGGCATACCTGCAGGGGACTCATCCTTAGTTTCCACGACTGCGATTTTTACAATATCTTCGCCAACGGCAGATATTGAATAATCTTCATCAGCCTCTTTCTTCCCATTCTTCTTTGAGAAGAGATAAAGACCACTCCCGGCCATTAAAAGAATAATAAGAACTGCAACATAATATAGTGTATTACCACCTGCTCCATTTTCAATTGCTTCGGAATCAGCTTCCAATGAAGTAGTAATGTTCAAAAGATCAGGGTCTTCGCTAAGATCGCTATCATATGAAGGAAGAAGTATCAGGTCTATAATGTAGTCACCATCATCACTGATGGTAATCGTTTCCTGCGTAGAGGCTGTAAGCGTGTTGTTCTCGTAATAAGTTGCTGTGATCAGGTATTCACCCGGAGCAAGATTCATAGAATATACACCATATTTAGCTACGATGGACTGTGGCGGCGTGGTGTTCACTTCAATGATAACATTCTCCATCAGCTGGAAAGTATCCCATTCATAGATGGCACCATGAATAGTCGCTGTCCCTTCGGCACTTGCCGGAACTGCTGAAAAGAAGCATGCCAAGATACATACGCTGAAAACAAATAAGGTCCTAATCTTCACAATGTAGTATTATGGCAGGCAACTATTATAGTTTATTGTTGCTCTCGAATCCATTTTTCAGGTTATTTTGTTATTTTGAATAGATGTTCCAATAAAAAGCACATGTTGTCGTAGATCATATCAGGAAGAAATAGTAAAAATAATCAGAAAACCTTGTTGTAAAGTATTAATTAGGAATAAAATGCTTTTAAGAACTTATTTTTAATAAATAAGCCATCATCAAGTTTTATCCTAAATATTATGCTTGAAAAAATCTGC is part of the Methanococcoides orientis genome and harbors:
- a CDS encoding helix-turn-helix transcriptional regulator, yielding MACFFSAVPASAEGTATIHGAIYEWDTFQLMENVIIEVNTTPPQSIVAKYGVYSMNLAPGEYLITATYYENNTLTASTQETITISDDGDYIIDLILLPSYDSDLSEDPDLLNITTSLEADSEAIENGAGGNTLYYVAVLIILLMAGSGLYLFSKKNGKKEADEDYSISAVGEDIVKIAVVETKDESPAGMPDESEGLESEMLDAPEAPEVVDVGGEIPLPSDLQEVLDIIRSSGGRITQKDLRSKLSYSEAKVSLLVSDLENRGLVEKFKKGRGNIIIIPDEHR
- a CDS encoding homoserine dehydrogenase, with product MRKVRASIIGFGSVGRGVAEVILQKDDELKSLGIDLDVVAIADSRGAEVNSEGIDLNAALARKNETGTVAIEDLTGEYVIRNVDHDLVIETTPTDIETGGTGLVNMLAAFENGRDVVTSNKGPLTLKYQELMKAASEADCKFMFEATVGGAMPIINLIKSTLAGNEIQSIEGILNGTCNYILTRMMEEKASYEQMLAESKELGIAETDPTYDVEGIDAACKLVILSNSIFGQNATFQDVEVTGITKITPESLALAYDEGYVIKLIGEVRKDRLRVSPRLVPASHPLAVGGTLNVASVRTDLAGTVTVAGRGAGSIETASAILSDVISIYRE
- a CDS encoding amino acid-binding protein produces the protein MRVSMDIELKDAPGQLLLALNPISELKGNLKSIVHHHEDRTPRSTIPVQLVFEVEHENLDLIISRLEENGIGVARVDEKRFMEHGAVILIGHIVHTDIQDTIDTIDKTGFAEVVDICLSMPHIDKRSSASLKIDAVGRKELHEAMAVLKEVAEKKDLLVIEPIGAEVA